CGTGCGGCCACGTCAGTACAAAGCAGTGTTCCCTTTTCTTCGttacaaaattgaaagaacgtGGTTGTTCGTTTTGTCTGTTTTTGACGTCCGTGGATTGCCAAACAAGGCAGATCAATATAATTCAATAACTCAAAGTGATATTTCACACTCATGCATGATGAAAAGAACACCATTATCTTTTTATCTCTGTTTCTTTTGAGAAACGTAAACAAAACCAAAAATCTTTTCTCTGATGGGCAAACGACATAGCCCTGTTCCAATCCCTCAACTGTAGCCTGTTCTTTATTGTCATCCACTCCAACATAAAGCGGCATCTTCTTTAATGAAATTCTAGCAAGGTCTTCAATTCTTTTCGTTTGAGTTGCAGAAAAAAGCATAGTTTGTCGTCGTTTTGGCAGAATTCTAACTATTTGTTTCATTTCTTCTTCGAAACCGACCTCCAAAATACGGTCAGCTTCATCAATGACTAAACATTGTAGATTACGGAACATAAAATCACTCGTATTTTGTAAGTGATCGAGCAATCTCCCGGGTGTTGCTACCAGAATATTTACACCATTTCCCAATTTTTTAGCCTCCGACGCCCGGTTACTGCCCCCCATGATCAACCCATAAGTATGATAATGGTGTTTCATTGTATCTTGCATGACGCCATAAATCTGCATCGCTAATTCTCTTGTGGGTGATATAATGATAACTCCTGTTCCATTTCTAGGCAtaaatttcagtttatttataAGTTCAATTGCTGGGATTAAAAATGCCAGCGTTTTTCCACTCCCAGTTTTAGCCGCGGCAAGCAAATCTCGGCCTTCTAAAAGAGGGGGAATTGATTTATGTTGAATCTCAGTCATATGGGTGAATCCCATTTCAGAAACGCTTTTCAATGTGGCATCACTAACTCCCAGTTTTGCCAAGGACGCAAATGATGAGTCCAGAGCGGTGTTTTTCAAAACCTTTACTTTCATCTCGCTGTCCGGTAAAGTCTCGACAGCAAGATTCATTGAGGCATTCGAATCGACAACTGGAGACTCTCCCTGATCTGCTGCTTCGCCAATTTCAGTAGAATTCTCATCTTTTTCAGATTCTGGCTCCCCGCCAATAGAAATGTTTTCACCACTTTCATTTGAAATTACTTCAGTAGATTCGGTTTCAATCTTATTCAAATTAGATTTCTTAGTTTTCTTAGAGTTATTGTTAGAATCCTTCTGTTTTCTCTTTTTCCCTGACTTTGatattgtattttcaattttctttgtgGAAGAGTCAGAAACACTTTCCTTATTAACAGAACCTGCAAGCTCTGGTTCTTCTAAATGAACATCCTTTCCATGTAGATTTGAATATTCAGTCTCTGAAGGTTTTGTAGATTCGGTCGCTTGACCTTTTCCTTCTGCTTCGAGAAGCAGTTGACGCTTTTGAAGTAAAGCcaattttctttgtttctgTTTTGCTAGCTTTCTtcgaatttttttcatatgattatccattattattatttattaaagaTAGCTACAATAACAAGA
This is a stretch of genomic DNA from Styela clava chromosome 2, kaStyClav1.hap1.2, whole genome shotgun sequence. It encodes these proteins:
- the LOC120336946 gene encoding uncharacterized protein LOC120336946, translated to MDNHMKKIRRKLAKQKQRKLALLQKRQLLLEAEGKGQATESTKPSETEYSNLHGKDVHLEEPELAGSVNKESVSDSSTKKIENTISKSGKKRKQKDSNNNSKKTKKSNLNKIETESTEVISNESGENISIGGEPESEKDENSTEIGEAADQGESPVVDSNASMNLAVETLPDSEMKVKVLKNTALDSSFASLAKLGVSDATLKSVSEMGFTHMTEIQHKSIPPLLEGRDLLAAAKTGSGKTLAFLIPAIELINKLKFMPRNGTGVIIISPTRELAMQIYGVMQDTMKHHYHTYGLIMGGSNRASEAKKLGNGVNILVATPGRLLDHLQNTSDFMFRNLQCLVIDEADRILEVGFEEEMKQIVRILPKRRQTMLFSATQTKRIEDLARISLKKMPLYVGVDDNKEQATVEGLEQGYVVCPSEKRFLVLFTFLKRNRDKKIMVFFSSCMSVKYHFELLNYIDLPCLAIHGRQKQTKRTTTFFQFCNEEKGTLLCTDVAARGLDIPEVDWIVQYDPPDDPKEYIHRVGRTARGVNGKGHALLTLLPDELGFLRYLRQARVPLSEFEFSWSKIANIQPQLERLIEKNYFLHKSSQEAYKSYIRAYASHSLKNIYDVQKLDLVKVATSFGFKVPPYVDLDVHGKRQTAGRGRKPGFGYQGNKKFGDKSKIFKPTGRKGGKNFTR